From the bacterium genome, the window TCTGGAACAGCGCGTGTTCGGCATGAGCGTCGAGGGCCGACGACGGTTCATCCATGATGAGCAGATCGGCGTCGCGGAGGAAGCCCCGGGCCGCGGCAATGCGCTGCCACTGTCCGCCGGAGAGGTCCTGGCCGTTGGCGAATCGGCGGTCGAGCATGGTCTCGTAGCCATGCGGCAGCTCCCGGATCATGTCGTGGGCCACCGCCTGCATGGCCGCGGCCTCGATGCACTCCCGCGGCGGCTCGGTGAAGCCCCTCCGCCCGTCGCCCGAGAGGTTGCCGAGGGCGATGTTGGTGGCGGCGGTGAACGGCCACCGGCAGTGGTCCTGGGCCGCCATGGTGATGCGGGCCCGCAACGACGCCGGCTCGTAGTCCGACAGCGTTCGGCCGTTCCAGGCGATCACTCCCTCGCCCGGTTGGCGCAATCCGGCGATCATCGCGGCGACGGTGGACTTGCCGGAGCCGTTCTCCCCGACGAACGCGACGGTTTGGCCGAAGTCGATCCGGAGCGAGAGGTTCTTGATGGCCGGAGAGTCCCGGCCGGGGTAGGTGAAGCTCACGTCTTGCAGCCCGAGCGACCGCAGCGAGCCGGCGGCCGCCGTTCCGGGACTGGGGGGCAGGTAATCGCGGGCTCGGTCCAAAAAGCCGGTGTAATCGGCGAAATACCGCCCTTCGGTATAGAGGCCGTCCACGATGTGCATGACGTTGTAGAGCGATCGTTGCGCCGCCTGCAACGCGATCACGCAGGTCGCCGCTTCCGACAGGGGAATGACTCCTTTGTAGAGCAACACGCCGAGCAGGGCATAGACCCCGAAGCTACCCACCCCTGCGATCGCCGCGCCGACCGTCGACATCGTCGTGGTGTGCCGACCGAGCCGCAGATGCGCTTCGGTCTCGGCCCCCATGATCCGGTCGTACTGGTTGAGCAGGAAGCCGCGCAGACCGTACCCGCGCAGCTCGGCGGCGCTCCACCGCTCCGCCATCAGGTTGTGCAAGATCCACAACCGCCGCCGCCGTACCGAGCCCGCCAGATAGGTGCGATAGCGCAGGTTGCCGATGGCGAGCGCGGCCCAAGCGTTGGGCAGGGTCGCCATGACCAACGCGACCAGCAGCCACGGGTTGATGACCACCACCGCCGCCACGACCGCAACCAGGCCCACGACTCCCGCGACCAACCACAGCGTGGCCCGCACGAGCTCGACCGCCGCTTCGGTGCCGCGCGAGGCCCGCTCCATGTCGTCGGCGAAGGCCTCCTGGTCAAAGGAGTCCAGCTTCACCGCGGTAGTCACCTCGAACAGGCGGCGCTTCACCTCTCGGCCCACTCGCAGGGTCAATCCGTTTTCGGTGTAGGCCACGGCGACTCCCAGCGAGCCCCGCAGCACGATGAGGACCGCCAAGTACGCCAAAGCGGGAAGCGCGGCCACGACCCGGGAGGGGGTGGGACCGGCCTCGAACAACTGGATCAGGATCTGCTGCGTCGCCAGCAGTCCGAAGGTGGTCAACACCCCCGTGGCGACGATCGTCACGGCAACGATGGTCGTGCGAACCCGGTCGGTCCGCCAACTGATGGCCAGCGCCTGGCGGAGGAGTCGCGGCAACTCGCCCAGCACCGCGAACACTCCGGCGCTGGCCCGGGCGTGGACTCCGTCCTCCCACAAAGTGTTGCGCAGCTCCGGCAGGACGGACCCCACCGCGGGATCGGTCTTGCCGATGCCGTCCTTATCGCCGCCTATACGATTGGCGCTACTCTCTACTGCCGTCGCTGTCACTCATAAGCCCCTTGTGCTCTTTCCTGAGGGAGCCGCGTTGAACGCGCGCCGGATCGGCGGTCGCCCGGAGCTTCCGGGCGTGGGAAAATGCGCTCAATGCCGGCAATGGCCGACCATCGCCATCGAACAGCACTTGGGCGCGATATTTATCGATGCACGGCTCAACCCGAGAATCCGTGAAGCAGGCTCCCCACCAGAATACCCCCGCCCCATTCGGCGCCTGGCGGACCGTGCTCAGCACCGACTCAAGATAACGACGCTGACCGGCGGGCGTGAGCGGGAACTCCCATCCGGTCAGATTCTTGACTTTGTCGTCGGTGAATGTCCGGTAGGGGTAAGCCGTCTCGCTCAGTATCACCGGTCGCCGCGGATATTTCGCATGCAGCTCCCGAATGCGCGCCAAATTGGCGATCGTCGCTTCGTCGTGCCATATCCTGTGAAAGGACAGGCCGATCAGGTCGGAGGTGATGCCGAAGGAAGTCGATCGGTCCAACCACCACAAGGCCCCGTCGATGTCCGCGCCGCGGTCGAGGTGGAGCAT encodes:
- a CDS encoding ABC transporter ATP-binding protein, with the protein product MGSVLPELRNTLWEDGVHARASAGVFAVLGELPRLLRQALAISWRTDRVRTTIVAVTIVATGVLTTFGLLATQQILIQLFEAGPTPSRVVAALPALAYLAVLIVLRGSLGVAVAYTENGLTLRVGREVKRRLFEVTTAVKLDSFDQEAFADDMERASRGTEAAVELVRATLWLVAGVVGLVAVVAAVVVINPWLLVALVMATLPNAWAALAIGNLRYRTYLAGSVRRRRLWILHNLMAERWSAAELRGYGLRGFLLNQYDRIMGAETEAHLRLGRHTTTMSTVGAAIAGVGSFGVYALLGVLLYKGVIPLSEAATCVIALQAAQRSLYNVMHIVDGLYTEGRYFADYTGFLDRARDYLPPSPGTAAAGSLRSLGLQDVSFTYPGRDSPAIKNLSLRIDFGQTVAFVGENGSGKSTVAAMIAGLRQPGEGVIAWNGRTLSDYEPASLRARITMAAQDHCRWPFTAATNIALGNLSGDGRRGFTEPPRECIEAAAMQAVAHDMIRELPHGYETMLDRRFANGQDLSGGQWQRIAAARGFLRDADLLIMDEPSSALDAHAEHALFQTIRDRRGVKTTVLITHRLANVRHADVIYVLDRGQLVESGSHEELIASGGRYAEMFAIQAAGYHEPE